The Vibrio astriarenae genome contains a region encoding:
- a CDS encoding phosphoglucomutase/phosphomannomutase family protein, whose protein sequence is MIQFGTGGWRAFIGEEFTRDNVELVAQAVANILTNEKVVERGFVVGYDRRFLSDKAGKWFAQVLAANQIKVSFIDKFVPTPVVMFKAKQMNCAYSACITASHNPADYNGIKIFIEGGRDADEIITQKVEAQIAYLTKADVRTIEFEIAIEQQLIEVINPMNEFVDSIIEFIDIESIKKANLKVLIDPMFGVAKNALQTVLINGRCDVDVINDGKNPDFGGLMPSPSAATLYRLKHLVASEGYDLGIGTDGDADRLGIIDEKGNFIHPNEVLMLLYYYLLEYKGWTGSVVRNLATTHLLDKIAEDHGEQCFEVPVGFKHISSKMEEDNSLIGGESSGGLTIRGHIKGKDGVFASSLLVEMLSVTHKKLSELLNEIYSKYGYAYMAEGDCQFKPSEKQRIFDKIYVEKALPDFAFEIEKVSYDDGAKVYFKNGGWVIARFSGTEPLLRIFAEMQDKETAECVLQQFKDFLAL, encoded by the coding sequence ATGATTCAATTTGGAACTGGTGGCTGGCGCGCGTTTATCGGCGAAGAATTCACCCGCGACAATGTCGAACTCGTCGCACAAGCTGTTGCCAATATTTTAACCAATGAAAAGGTGGTTGAACGCGGTTTTGTCGTGGGTTACGACCGCCGTTTTCTCTCAGATAAAGCCGGAAAGTGGTTTGCTCAAGTTCTTGCGGCTAACCAAATCAAAGTCAGCTTCATCGATAAATTTGTGCCTACTCCAGTGGTGATGTTTAAGGCGAAGCAGATGAACTGTGCCTACTCAGCATGTATTACCGCCTCTCACAACCCAGCAGATTACAACGGCATCAAAATCTTTATTGAAGGCGGCCGTGACGCCGATGAAATCATCACTCAAAAAGTTGAAGCTCAAATCGCCTATCTGACGAAGGCCGATGTACGAACAATAGAATTTGAGATCGCGATTGAGCAACAGCTGATTGAAGTGATCAACCCAATGAATGAGTTTGTCGACTCTATTATCGAGTTCATTGATATTGAATCGATCAAAAAAGCCAACCTCAAAGTGCTTATCGACCCTATGTTTGGGGTGGCAAAAAATGCGCTGCAAACCGTTTTGATCAATGGGCGCTGCGATGTCGACGTGATCAACGATGGCAAAAATCCTGATTTTGGTGGCCTAATGCCGTCTCCTAGTGCCGCCACCCTTTATCGTCTTAAACACCTGGTGGCCAGTGAAGGTTACGACTTAGGGATCGGCACCGATGGGGATGCTGACCGCTTGGGTATTATCGATGAGAAAGGGAACTTTATTCACCCTAATGAAGTGTTGATGCTGCTGTACTACTACCTACTGGAATATAAAGGCTGGACAGGTTCAGTGGTGCGCAATCTCGCGACCACCCACCTTCTCGATAAGATTGCAGAAGATCACGGCGAACAGTGTTTTGAAGTACCGGTTGGTTTCAAACATATTAGCTCGAAGATGGAGGAGGATAATTCTCTGATTGGGGGAGAAAGCTCCGGAGGTCTGACAATTAGAGGCCACATCAAGGGGAAAGATGGTGTTTTTGCCTCAAGCCTTTTGGTGGAAATGCTCTCAGTGACACACAAGAAGCTCTCTGAACTGCTAAATGAAATCTACTCAAAGTATGGCTACGCCTATATGGCTGAAGGTGACTGTCAGTTTAAGCCAAGTGAAAAACAGCGCATTTTTGACAAGATCTATGTAGAGAAAGCACTGCCTGACTTTGCTTTTGAAATAGAGAAAGTCAGCTATGACGATGGTGCTAAGGTGTACTTTAAAAACGGTGGGTGGGTGATTGCTCGCTTCTCGGGCACAGAACCACTACTGCGAATTTTTGCGGAAATGCAAGATAAAGAAACTGCCGAATGTGTCCTTCAACAATTTAAGGACTTTCTAGCTCTATGA
- a CDS encoding ABC transporter ATP-binding protein, with translation MSCALSVNQLTCQYDDQTVLENLSLLVDHGEIVCLLGASGCGKTTLLKAIAGLIPLSAGQMSLNCMTIDDGENWVPPEQRNIGMIFQDYALFPHLTVAQNIAFGLRELTKSQQAEKVAEMLELVHLTPFGDRYPHQLSGGQQQRVAIARALAYKPDLLLLDEPFSNIDTQVRHELIGEIRRLFKKQGVTAIFVTHSREEAFAFADKMAVMNQGVIEQYGTASELYFEPSSKFVADFLGGGSYLPAERLADDVFATRLGNIEAKAQDDITVGARCELLLRPQHVVITPSEESQIEVIEQQFMGDHCRYVIDIDGHRLLATSPQPLVRGQSVSVEVDMQGILAYHAK, from the coding sequence ATGAGCTGTGCATTATCGGTTAATCAATTAACGTGTCAGTATGATGACCAAACGGTTCTAGAGAACCTCTCTCTGTTGGTTGACCATGGTGAAATTGTTTGTCTTTTGGGCGCAAGTGGCTGTGGTAAAACCACGCTACTAAAAGCCATTGCTGGATTGATTCCCCTGTCAGCAGGGCAAATGAGCCTAAACTGTATGACCATTGATGATGGTGAGAACTGGGTACCACCCGAGCAGCGCAACATAGGCATGATCTTTCAAGACTATGCGCTATTTCCACATCTTACCGTGGCGCAAAACATCGCTTTTGGTTTGCGTGAACTCACCAAGTCACAACAGGCCGAAAAGGTTGCGGAGATGCTGGAGTTGGTACACCTGACTCCGTTTGGTGATCGCTACCCGCACCAACTTTCTGGCGGTCAGCAACAGCGTGTTGCTATTGCGCGCGCTTTAGCCTACAAGCCCGATTTGTTGCTACTCGATGAGCCGTTTTCTAATATCGATACTCAGGTTCGCCATGAGTTGATTGGTGAAATTCGTCGCTTGTTTAAAAAGCAGGGTGTGACGGCCATTTTTGTGACTCACTCCCGCGAAGAGGCCTTTGCGTTTGCGGATAAAATGGCAGTAATGAACCAAGGGGTTATTGAGCAATATGGCACGGCATCCGAGCTGTATTTCGAGCCTTCAAGTAAGTTTGTTGCTGACTTCTTAGGTGGTGGTAGCTACTTACCCGCAGAGCGCTTGGCAGATGATGTGTTTGCTACTCGCCTAGGCAATATAGAAGCAAAAGCGCAGGATGACATTACAGTAGGTGCTCGCTGTGAGTTGTTATTGCGTCCACAGCATGTGGTGATTACGCCTTCAGAAGAGAGCCAAATAGAGGTTATTGAGCAGCAGTTCATGGGAGATCACTGCCGCTATGTGATTGATATTGATGGTCATCGTTTGCTCGCTACATCGCCACAACCACTGGTTCGTGGCCAGTCGGTATCGGTTGAGGTCGATATGCAAGGCATCTTGGCTTACCACGCCAAATAG
- a CDS encoding ABC transporter permease translates to MKQSNYLWKTSSFALALLLVLPILAIFYTAVSETDDIFGHLMSTVMPTYISNTLLLVAGVMFLSLVFGIPSAWLMAMCRVPGEKVLQWALVLPLAMPGYIVGYIFTDWFDFAGPVQIFLRDITGWGPGEYWFPDIRTLGGATWVLSLVLYPYVYLLARAAFMEQNVSLLQSARLLKCSPWESFVRISLPLARPSIAVGLSLVAMETIGDFGAVNYFSVSTLTTAVYDTWLGYSSLSAAAKISAVMLVFVLVLLSAERYSRRRQKLFQTTFSSHEDFRYELRGWKKWLAVAWCWGLVLIAFILPLGQLVKYAYIYFDQSWTTEFKQYAFNSLYVSVVAAVIATAIAIIVNFNHRLKASKSNLAAIRFSSMGYAVPGTVLAIGILVPVIAMDHMVNDFARWMEWGRPGLIFSGSMFAIIFALVVRFSAVAIGSVESSLNKVSPSLDMASRTMGCNSNFMLWRVHLPLIRRGALIAGLLVFIESMKELNAAILLRPFNFETLATYVYNFASDEHLELAALPAILLVVVGLIPLVVVNRSLEHTH, encoded by the coding sequence ATGAAACAAAGTAATTATTTATGGAAAACCAGCAGCTTTGCCCTCGCATTGCTGCTGGTTTTGCCTATTTTAGCCATTTTTTATACCGCCGTTAGCGAAACAGACGACATCTTTGGTCATCTTATGTCTACGGTGATGCCAACCTATATCTCCAATACGCTGCTTTTGGTGGCGGGCGTGATGTTTTTGTCATTGGTTTTCGGCATCCCTTCCGCTTGGCTTATGGCGATGTGTCGTGTTCCGGGGGAAAAAGTGCTGCAGTGGGCGCTGGTTTTGCCGCTGGCAATGCCTGGATACATCGTTGGTTACATTTTTACTGACTGGTTTGATTTTGCCGGCCCCGTTCAGATATTCCTGCGTGATATCACTGGGTGGGGACCAGGCGAGTATTGGTTTCCCGACATTCGCACGCTAGGCGGTGCGACTTGGGTTCTATCACTGGTACTTTATCCTTACGTCTATCTTCTCGCTCGCGCTGCTTTCATGGAGCAGAATGTCTCTTTGCTTCAATCTGCTCGCCTTTTGAAGTGCTCTCCTTGGGAAAGCTTTGTACGAATTTCGTTGCCGTTGGCAAGGCCGTCGATTGCGGTGGGCTTGTCACTTGTCGCCATGGAAACCATCGGTGATTTCGGCGCGGTGAACTACTTCTCCGTCAGTACTCTTACTACCGCTGTTTACGATACATGGCTTGGCTACTCAAGCTTGTCAGCAGCCGCTAAGATCTCTGCAGTAATGCTGGTCTTTGTGCTTGTCCTGCTCAGTGCAGAGCGCTACAGTCGCAGGCGTCAAAAGCTATTTCAAACCACATTTAGTAGCCATGAAGACTTTCGCTATGAGCTTAGAGGCTGGAAAAAATGGCTTGCGGTTGCATGGTGTTGGGGCTTGGTATTGATTGCGTTTATTCTTCCTCTCGGGCAACTTGTGAAGTATGCGTATATCTACTTTGATCAGAGTTGGACAACGGAATTTAAGCAGTATGCCTTCAACAGTTTGTATGTTTCTGTGGTGGCAGCAGTCATTGCAACTGCGATTGCAATCATTGTGAACTTTAATCATCGCCTCAAAGCGAGCAAGTCGAATTTGGCGGCCATTCGTTTTTCTTCAATGGGCTATGCGGTACCTGGTACTGTACTGGCCATCGGTATTCTAGTGCCTGTGATCGCGATGGATCATATGGTGAATGACTTTGCGCGGTGGATGGAGTGGGGCAGACCCGGCTTAATCTTCTCTGGCTCAATGTTTGCCATTATTTTTGCTCTAGTTGTGCGCTTTTCGGCGGTCGCGATTGGTAGTGTTGAGAGCAGCTTAAATAAAGTGTCACCATCTCTAGATATGGCATCACGCACCATGGGCTGTAACTCTAATTTTATGCTGTGGCGTGTGCATCTGCCTTTGATTCGCCGCGGTGCATTGATTGCTGGGCTATTGGTGTTTATTGAGTCGATGAAAGAGTTGAATGCAGCGATTCTGCTGCGTCCGTTTAACTTTGAAACACTGGCGACGTATGTGTATAACTTCGCCTCAGATGAACACCTAGAGCTTGCGGCTTTACCAGCTATTTTGCTCGTGGTGGTGGGGCTTATCCCACTTGTTGTTGTCAATCGCTCACTAGAGCATACCCATTAA
- a CDS encoding Fe(3+) ABC transporter substrate-binding protein, producing MKKLLTLSALACASIAPSVMAAGEVNVYSYRQPFLVEPMFNEFTKETGIKVNVMFAKQGIAEKLAQEGEYSPADVLLTTDISRLAELTDRGLVQVVESDVIEGNVPAQYRDNENEWFALTLRTRNVYSSRDRVGKLGAEFNYADLANPEFKGKICTRQGKHPYNVSLVSSMIAHHGEAEAKAWLEGVKANLARKPQGNDRAQVKAIREGLCDVSLGNSYYLGKMVNDAEQKAWADAVYINFPNQETEGTHVNVSGMAMAKYSPNRDNALKLMEFLTADKAQQLYAEVNYEYPVKEGVKRSELVESWGDFKADSISLDEIASYHSAAIRLLDEVKFDL from the coding sequence ATGAAAAAACTGCTTACTCTCTCTGCACTAGCATGTGCTTCAATCGCACCTTCAGTGATGGCTGCAGGTGAGGTGAATGTTTACTCTTACCGCCAACCATTCTTGGTTGAGCCAATGTTCAATGAGTTTACGAAAGAGACTGGCATCAAAGTCAATGTTATGTTCGCGAAACAAGGTATTGCTGAGAAACTGGCTCAAGAGGGTGAATACAGCCCAGCAGACGTACTGCTTACGACTGACATCAGCCGTTTGGCAGAACTGACAGACCGAGGTCTAGTTCAAGTCGTTGAAAGTGACGTGATTGAAGGTAATGTTCCTGCACAATACCGTGATAACGAAAATGAGTGGTTTGCACTGACTCTACGTACTCGTAACGTGTACTCGTCACGCGATCGCGTAGGTAAACTTGGCGCAGAATTTAATTATGCAGACCTAGCGAACCCAGAGTTCAAAGGTAAAATCTGTACTCGTCAAGGTAAGCACCCTTACAATGTATCACTGGTTTCTTCGATGATTGCACACCACGGTGAAGCGGAAGCGAAAGCGTGGCTTGAGGGCGTAAAAGCCAACCTAGCACGTAAGCCTCAAGGCAATGACCGTGCACAAGTAAAAGCTATCCGTGAAGGCCTATGTGATGTCTCTCTGGGCAACAGCTACTACCTAGGTAAGATGGTTAATGATGCTGAGCAAAAAGCCTGGGCAGACGCGGTATACATCAACTTCCCGAACCAAGAGACAGAGGGTACTCATGTAAACGTTTCTGGTATGGCCATGGCGAAATACTCTCCTAACCGTGACAACGCTCTGAAATTAATGGAGTTCCTAACTGCCGATAAAGCACAACAGCTTTACGCAGAAGTGAACTACGAGTACCCAGTGAAAGAAGGTGTGAAGCGTTCTGAGCTCGTCGAGTCTTGGGGGGACTTCAAAGCAGATAGCATCTCTTTGGATGAAATTGCCTCTTACCATTCAGCGGCAATTCGTCTTCTAGACGAAGTGAAGTTTGACCTTTAA
- a CDS encoding ammonium transporter produces MELSVTVSELRYALDTFFFLISGALVMWMAAGFAMLEAGLVRSKNTTEILTKNVCLYAIACTMYLVVGYHIMYVDNGEGGWLPSFGALIGTQGEGADHSLESDFFFQVVFVATAMSVVSGAVAERMKLWSFLIFAVVLTGFIYPMEGYWTWGGGFLAEAGFSDFAGSGIVHMAGAAAALSGVLLLGARKGKYGKNGEIYPIPGSNMPLATLGTFILWFGWFGFNGGSQLMVSDFENATAVGQIFLNTNAAAAAGAIAALLVCKTTWGKADLTMILNGALAGLVAITADPLSPSPLAAVSVGAVSGALVVFSIIGLDKLKIDDPVGAISVHGVCGFFGLMVVPLSNGDATFGAQLLGAVVIFGWVFAASLAVWGVLKATIGIRVTEEEELEGMDMHDCGVGAYPEFVTVK; encoded by the coding sequence ATGGAACTTTCAGTAACAGTATCTGAACTACGTTACGCACTAGATACCTTTTTCTTCCTCATTTCGGGTGCGTTAGTGATGTGGATGGCAGCAGGCTTTGCCATGCTTGAGGCCGGTCTTGTTCGCTCAAAGAACACGACAGAAATCTTAACCAAGAACGTTTGTCTTTACGCTATCGCTTGTACTATGTACTTGGTGGTCGGCTATCACATTATGTATGTCGATAATGGCGAAGGCGGTTGGTTGCCATCATTTGGTGCGCTAATCGGCACTCAAGGTGAAGGTGCAGACCATTCATTAGAGTCTGACTTCTTCTTCCAAGTTGTATTCGTTGCTACAGCAATGTCAGTGGTGTCTGGCGCGGTAGCTGAACGTATGAAACTTTGGTCTTTCCTCATCTTCGCAGTGGTACTAACAGGCTTTATCTACCCAATGGAAGGCTACTGGACTTGGGGTGGCGGTTTCCTAGCAGAGGCAGGCTTCAGTGACTTTGCTGGCTCAGGTATTGTACACATGGCGGGTGCAGCAGCAGCACTATCTGGCGTACTACTGCTAGGTGCTCGTAAAGGTAAATACGGCAAAAACGGTGAAATCTACCCGATTCCTGGTTCAAACATGCCTCTAGCAACATTGGGTACATTTATCCTGTGGTTTGGTTGGTTCGGCTTCAACGGCGGTTCTCAACTAATGGTATCTGATTTCGAGAACGCGACAGCAGTAGGTCAAATCTTCTTGAACACCAATGCAGCAGCGGCAGCAGGTGCAATTGCAGCGCTACTTGTTTGTAAAACGACTTGGGGCAAAGCTGACCTAACAATGATTCTTAACGGTGCGCTAGCAGGTCTTGTTGCTATCACAGCTGACCCACTATCTCCATCGCCATTGGCTGCGGTAAGTGTGGGTGCGGTATCAGGTGCGCTAGTGGTATTCAGTATCATCGGTCTAGATAAACTTAAGATTGACGATCCAGTAGGTGCTATCTCTGTTCACGGTGTGTGTGGTTTCTTTGGCCTGATGGTTGTTCCATTAAGTAACGGTGACGCAACGTTCGGTGCTCAGCTTCTAGGTGCAGTTGTTATCTTCGGTTGGGTATTCGCAGCAAGTCTAGCGGTATGGGGCGTACTAAAAGCAACAATCGGTATCCGTGTAACGGAAGAAGAAGAGTTGGAAGGTATGGACATGCACGACTGTGGTGTTGGTGCTTACCCAGAGTTTGTTACGGTTAAGTAA
- a CDS encoding P-II family nitrogen regulator, whose amino-acid sequence MKLINAIVKPFKLDDVREALADVGIEGMTVSEVKGFGRQKGHTELYRGAEYQVDFLPKVKLEIATQAENVDRVIEAITKAAHTGKIGDGKIFVYDLSQAVRIRTGEMDTEAL is encoded by the coding sequence ATGAAACTAATCAATGCGATTGTAAAACCATTTAAATTGGACGATGTGCGCGAAGCACTCGCTGACGTAGGTATCGAAGGGATGACGGTATCTGAAGTGAAGGGTTTCGGGCGTCAAAAAGGTCACACAGAGCTATACCGTGGTGCAGAGTACCAAGTGGACTTCTTGCCTAAAGTGAAGCTAGAGATTGCAACACAGGCAGAGAATGTTGACCGTGTTATAGAAGCAATCACTAAAGCGGCACACACCGGTAAAATCGGTGACGGTAAAATTTTCGTTTACGACCTAAGTCAAGCCGTGCGTATCCGTACCGGTGAGATGGACACAGAAGCACTATAA
- a CDS encoding UPF0231 family protein, with the protein MDFEFKKNTLLGTYTVYCSMGHEAVAQWVESELGTQIARVDKHLELLAQARNNPFNEINVLGQGYNLSVYDNEVTVTAHTVQDDSSDWHDEELGSFSDETEAVCGLDDFESLLIQWREFVG; encoded by the coding sequence ATGGATTTTGAATTTAAAAAGAACACCTTATTAGGTACATACACAGTTTACTGCAGCATGGGGCATGAGGCGGTGGCTCAATGGGTTGAATCCGAATTAGGCACGCAAATAGCGAGAGTTGATAAGCACTTGGAACTATTAGCTCAAGCACGTAATAACCCATTCAACGAGATCAATGTATTGGGGCAGGGGTATAACTTATCTGTTTATGACAATGAAGTCACCGTCACAGCACATACGGTGCAAGATGATAGCAGTGACTGGCATGATGAAGAGTTAGGGAGTTTTTCCGACGAGACAGAAGCCGTCTGTGGTTTAGATGATTTTGAGTCGCTGTTGATTCAATGGCGAGAGTTTGTCGGTTAG
- a CDS encoding sugar diacid recognition domain-containing protein: protein MQLNEMIARQIVERTMKIIPHSINVMDDKGRIIGSGDQARLHQKHEGAVLAITESRVVEIDEATADHLKGVKPGINLPILYQAQVIGVIGISGKPQDVHHFGELVKMTAELIVEQAALMSQIEWNKRHREELVLQLIKGTTLNEMQLDAIADRLDLDLAQPRIAAVVKVLPEKNKPLSLEHLQQLVHLLEYPERDNLVGILSVSQNEVVVLKPITLTADGWSKETETKRINQLLRRVKKEANFKIKIALGDYFTGLSGLARSYDTAQLTLNSVANRQGEVFFYQDYRLPVIMSSLLNEPWRREQLEQPYLALQKGDSKGLLVKTLKIYFLQNCDSALTCEKLHIHRNTLRYRLEKIEQLTSLNINKIDDIMQLYITINLFHWAK from the coding sequence ATGCAGTTAAACGAAATGATTGCCCGACAAATAGTTGAACGTACGATGAAAATCATCCCTCACTCCATTAATGTGATGGATGATAAAGGGCGTATTATCGGCTCGGGAGATCAGGCTAGGTTGCACCAAAAGCACGAGGGGGCTGTTCTCGCTATTACTGAGTCCCGCGTAGTGGAGATCGATGAAGCAACAGCGGATCACCTAAAAGGCGTCAAACCTGGAATCAATCTTCCAATCCTATATCAAGCACAGGTCATCGGCGTGATTGGTATCTCCGGCAAACCGCAGGATGTGCATCATTTTGGTGAATTGGTAAAAATGACCGCGGAGCTCATTGTGGAGCAAGCTGCTCTAATGTCGCAGATAGAGTGGAATAAGCGTCACCGTGAAGAGTTAGTATTGCAGTTAATCAAAGGAACGACACTTAATGAGATGCAACTTGATGCGATTGCGGACAGACTTGATCTGGATCTCGCCCAACCTCGCATTGCTGCCGTTGTAAAAGTCTTGCCCGAAAAAAACAAGCCCCTATCGCTTGAGCACCTGCAGCAACTCGTACACCTGCTGGAATACCCTGAGCGCGATAATCTAGTGGGCATCTTATCGGTTTCACAAAACGAAGTGGTGGTGCTCAAACCTATTACTCTGACGGCTGACGGTTGGTCGAAAGAGACTGAGACCAAACGCATCAACCAACTGTTACGCCGAGTGAAAAAAGAGGCTAATTTCAAGATCAAGATTGCGTTGGGGGATTACTTTACCGGTTTAAGTGGACTTGCGCGCTCATACGATACGGCTCAATTGACTCTCAACAGCGTCGCCAACCGACAAGGAGAGGTATTCTTCTATCAGGACTATCGTTTACCCGTCATCATGAGCAGTCTACTCAACGAACCATGGCGTCGAGAGCAGCTCGAGCAACCCTACCTTGCATTGCAAAAGGGAGATAGCAAAGGATTACTCGTTAAGACCCTCAAGATCTATTTTCTACAAAATTGCGATTCAGCTCTCACTTGTGAAAAGCTGCATATTCACCGTAATACCCTAAGGTATCGACTAGAGAAAATTGAGCAACTAACATCATTAAATATCAACAAGATAGATGACATTATGCAGTTGTATATTACGATTAACTTATTTCACTGGGCAAAGTAA
- a CDS encoding GntP family permease, with the protein MIEVSTLGALSALVVAIALILKKVPPAYGMIIGALVGGIVGGVSLTDTVGLMIGGAQGIVTAVLRILAAGVLAGVLIESGAATSIAETIVKKVGETRALLALALATMILTAVGVFVDVAVITVSPIALAIARRADISKTAILLAMVGGGKAGNVMSPNPNAIAAADAFDVPLTSVMAAGVVPGLCGMLLAYFIAKRLVNRGTKVAESEVVAVDHSRLPSFGAAIVAPLVAIALLALRPIAGVNVDPLIALPLGGLLGAVIMGRFRDSNHFAVSGLNRMAPVAVMLLGTGTLAGIVANSALRDGLIDLLTASGLPSYLLAPISGAMMALATASTTAGTAVASSVFSTTILDLGVPALAGAAMIHSGATVLDHMPHGSFFHATGGAVHMDIRERLKLIPYESAVGLMIAFVSVMMFGVFGLFV; encoded by the coding sequence ATGATTGAAGTCTCTACACTCGGTGCTCTATCCGCGCTTGTCGTGGCGATTGCCCTAATCCTCAAAAAAGTTCCACCAGCGTACGGCATGATTATTGGTGCGCTGGTCGGTGGTATCGTTGGTGGCGTCTCACTGACCGACACTGTTGGCCTGATGATTGGTGGTGCGCAAGGTATTGTCACTGCAGTCCTACGTATTCTAGCGGCAGGTGTGCTAGCTGGTGTCCTGATTGAGTCTGGTGCAGCCACTTCGATTGCTGAAACCATTGTCAAAAAAGTCGGTGAGACACGAGCGCTGCTAGCGCTTGCTCTCGCAACAATGATTTTAACCGCTGTGGGCGTTTTTGTAGATGTCGCAGTCATTACCGTATCTCCGATCGCCTTGGCGATTGCTCGTCGTGCTGACATCTCGAAAACGGCCATCCTTTTAGCGATGGTCGGCGGCGGTAAAGCGGGTAACGTCATGTCACCTAATCCAAATGCTATCGCCGCCGCAGATGCTTTTGATGTCCCTTTGACCTCTGTTATGGCTGCAGGTGTTGTTCCTGGCTTATGTGGCATGCTACTGGCTTACTTCATCGCTAAGCGTCTGGTCAATAGAGGAACCAAAGTAGCGGAGTCTGAAGTCGTTGCTGTAGACCATAGTCGTCTTCCTTCTTTTGGTGCAGCGATTGTTGCCCCACTGGTCGCTATTGCGCTACTCGCTTTGCGTCCAATTGCTGGCGTTAATGTTGATCCTCTCATCGCATTGCCACTAGGCGGCTTGCTTGGTGCTGTGATCATGGGACGTTTCAGAGATTCTAACCACTTTGCAGTGTCTGGCCTGAACCGTATGGCTCCGGTCGCAGTGATGCTGCTTGGCACAGGTACACTCGCAGGCATCGTCGCAAACTCAGCGCTGAGAGATGGCTTGATTGACCTACTTACTGCCTCTGGTTTGCCGTCATACCTACTTGCACCAATCTCTGGTGCCATGATGGCGCTAGCAACGGCCTCCACGACAGCTGGTACAGCCGTTGCCTCTAGTGTGTTTAGCACCACGATTTTGGACTTAGGTGTTCCTGCTCTTGCAGGCGCTGCCATGATTCACTCCGGTGCGACTGTTCTTGACCATATGCCACACGGCAGCTTTTTCCACGCAACCGGTGGTGCCGTTCATATGGATATTCGTGAGCGTCTAAAGCTGATCCCATATGAATCGGCAGTGGGTCTGATGATCGCGTTCGTCTCTGTGATGATGTTTGGTGTGTTTGGTCTGTTTGTTTAA
- a CDS encoding glycerate kinase, protein MKIVIAPDSYKESLTAMGVAQAIENGFKQVLPEAEYIKLPMADGGEGTVQSLVDATGGSIIPQPVIGPLGQIVEGFYGLLGDGKTAVIEMAAASGLHLAQPEQRNPLKTTTYGTGELIKAVLDKGVEHIIIGIGGSATNDGGLGMAQALGIRMLDKDEKELGFGGGELSRLQKIDLSNLDPRLTQVRLEVACDVDNPLCGPKGASHVFGPQKGATPEMVETLDMNLAHYAGIMKAQLDKDVIDMPGAGAAGGLGAALVGLLGAELRPGINIVMDAVNLSQVVADADLVITGEGRIDSQTIHGKTPIGVARTAKQYDLPVIGIAGCLSSDCGVVHEHGIDSVFAVVNRSVDLPTALTEAAENVEITARNVAAIFNMTR, encoded by the coding sequence ATGAAAATTGTAATTGCTCCAGATTCTTATAAAGAAAGCCTAACGGCAATGGGTGTGGCTCAAGCGATTGAGAACGGCTTTAAGCAAGTGCTTCCAGAGGCTGAATACATCAAACTGCCAATGGCAGATGGCGGCGAGGGAACGGTGCAGTCTCTCGTCGATGCAACAGGTGGTTCTATCATTCCTCAGCCAGTGATTGGCCCTCTAGGTCAAATTGTTGAAGGTTTCTATGGTCTTTTAGGCGATGGTAAGACCGCGGTTATCGAGATGGCTGCCGCTTCTGGCCTCCACTTAGCTCAGCCTGAACAACGTAACCCTCTTAAAACCACCACTTACGGTACGGGTGAGCTGATTAAAGCGGTTTTGGATAAAGGTGTTGAGCACATCATTATCGGTATTGGGGGCAGCGCAACCAATGATGGTGGCTTGGGCATGGCGCAAGCACTTGGCATTCGTATGCTCGATAAAGATGAAAAAGAGCTGGGTTTTGGTGGCGGTGAGCTATCACGCCTACAAAAAATTGACCTTAGCAACCTAGACCCAAGACTTACCCAAGTTCGCCTTGAAGTGGCTTGTGATGTTGATAATCCACTTTGTGGCCCTAAGGGCGCTTCACATGTGTTTGGCCCACAAAAAGGCGCGACGCCTGAAATGGTTGAAACGCTGGATATGAACCTGGCTCACTATGCAGGTATTATGAAAGCCCAGCTTGATAAAGATGTTATCGATATGCCGGGTGCAGGGGCGGCTGGTGGCCTTGGTGCCGCACTAGTGGGTTTGCTGGGAGCAGAGCTTCGCCCTGGTATCAATATCGTGATGGATGCAGTAAACCTCAGCCAAGTCGTTGCGGATGCTGATCTCGTGATTACTGGTGAAGGCCGTATTGACAGTCAAACCATTCATGGCAAAACACCGATTGGTGTTGCGCGCACTGCGAAGCAATACGACTTACCTGTGATTGGTATTGCTGGTTGCCTATCATCAGATTGCGGTGTGGTACACGAACACGGTATTGATTCTGTTTTTGCTGTAGTTAACCGCTCTGTCGACCTACCGACAGCACTGACTGAGGCGGCAGAAAACGTTGAGATCACTGCGCGCAATGTGGCTGCAATCTTTAATATGACTCGTTAA